Within the Flavobacterium sp. CG_23.5 genome, the region AAATCCATAGCTAGTTTGGGATGGAAACAAGCTGCCGTTCAACCGCTTTTAGACTATTTAGAACTAAAACATTCAAAGGGTTTCATTATTCTTGTCAACGGAAGAATTGTATTGGAAAATTATTTCAATGGCCATTCAGCATCGACTAATTGGTATTGGGCAAGTGCCGGAAAAACATTGACTTCAACAGTTACAGGAATTGCGCAACAAGAAAATCTTATAAATATCAACAATAAAGTTTCTCAATATATTGGAACGGGTTGGACAAGTGAGACTTTAGCACAAGAAAACTTAATTACATGCAAAAACTTACTCACCATGACTTCCGGTATCGAAGATATTGCCAATGGCGATGCTATTTCTCCTGCAAGTCTTCAATACAAAGCCGATGCAGGAACGCGTTGGGCGTATCATAACGTATATGTAAAATTGCAAGACGTGATTGCACAAGCTTCGGGACAAACCTGGACAAATTATTTCAATGCCAAATTAAGAGACAAAATAGGAATGGATGGCGCTTGGTTTCAATCAGGAAATAATTCTGTTTATGGAAGTACAACACGCAGTATGGCTCGTTTTGGATTGTTAATGTGCAATAAGGGAAAATGGAAAAATGATGTTATTTTAAACGAAACCTATTTTAACGAAGCAACAACCACTTCTCAAAACATAAACCTTGGGTACGGCTATTTATGGTGGCTAAACGGAAAAAGCACTTATCATTTACCGCAATCACAAGCAACGTTTCCCGGAAGTATCATTCCAACTGCTCCAAGCGATATGTTTATGGCTTTGGGTAAAAATGACCAAAAAATATATGTCGTTCCCAGCAAAAATATGGTAGTGATTAGAATGGGCGATGCGGCCGATAATGTAAATCTTGCTTTATCAGATTTTGATTCTGTTTTATGGCAAAAAATAAATGCTTTGTATCAATAATAAACTACCTATTTTTTATTCTTTTTATCATTCCAACAACAAAGAATATTAAACCAAATACTAACAAAAAGTAATAGAGTTCGCGGTTTTTATCTCTAACAAGATTAGCCAAAACAAAAGAAATGATGCTGACTAAATAAAGATACATCGTTGGTATATTTTTAAAAGAAGAAAAATTCATTGTATTATATTATTTAAAAAAACTATCTACAAATTCGTATTTATTAAAAACCTGCAAATCTTCAATTCCTTCTCCTACGCCAATGTATTTCACAGGAATCTGAAATTGATCCGAAATACCAATTACTACTCCACCTTTGGCAGTTCCATCTAGTTTAGTAACCGCAAGAGAAGTCACTTCGGTAGCGGCAGTAAATTGCTTGGCTTGCTCGAAAGCGTTTTGACCTGTAGAACCATCCAAAACTAATAAAACATCGTGTGGTGCATCACCTACCACTTTTTGCATTACTCGTTTAACTTTGGTTAATTCGTTCATCAAATTGACTTTATTATGCAGACGACCGGCAGTATCTATAATTACGATATCGGCATCTTGAGCAACCGCTGATTGCAAAGTATCAAAAGCGACTGATGCAGGATCACTTCCCATATTTTGTCTTACAATAGGAACACCTACTCTATCGGCCCAAATTTGTAATTGATCAATCGCTGCGGCACGAAAAGTATCTGCAGCACCCAAAACTACTTTGTAACCCGCTTTTTTAAATTGAAATGCCAACTTTCCGATAGTCGTTGTTTTACCAACTCCGTTTACACCGACTACCATTAAAACATAAGGTTTCGTTTGAATTGGAATTACAAATTCAGTTGCTTCACCCGAGTTGGTTTCAGATAATAAACTCGCAATTTCTTCTCTAAGGATTTGATTAAGTTCATCTATCCCTAGATATTTGTCTGCAGCTACACGACTTTCTATTCGAGTAATTATTTTTAATGTGGTGTTTACTCCAACATCCGAAG harbors:
- a CDS encoding serine hydrolase domain-containing protein; translated protein: MPKIIYSFLILFLCISCNSETSDSKPTPVLTETIYFPPVTGTSWETKSIASLGWKQAAVQPLLDYLELKHSKGFIILVNGRIVLENYFNGHSASTNWYWASAGKTLTSTVTGIAQQENLININNKVSQYIGTGWTSETLAQENLITCKNLLTMTSGIEDIANGDAISPASLQYKADAGTRWAYHNVYVKLQDVIAQASGQTWTNYFNAKLRDKIGMDGAWFQSGNNSVYGSTTRSMARFGLLMCNKGKWKNDVILNETYFNEATTTSQNINLGYGYLWWLNGKSTYHLPQSQATFPGSIIPTAPSDMFMALGKNDQKIYVVPSKNMVVIRMGDAADNVNLALSDFDSVLWQKINALYQ
- the ftsY gene encoding signal recognition particle-docking protein FtsY, which gives rise to MSFFKRIFSPEKKESLDKGLEKSKTTFFSKLTKAVAGKTKVDDDVLDNLEEILVASDVGVNTTLKIITRIESRVAADKYLGIDELNQILREEIASLLSETNSGEATEFVIPIQTKPYVLMVVGVNGVGKTTTIGKLAFQFKKAGYKVVLGAADTFRAAAIDQLQIWADRVGVPIVRQNMGSDPASVAFDTLQSAVAQDADIVIIDTAGRLHNKVNLMNELTKVKRVMQKVVGDAPHDVLLVLDGSTGQNAFEQAKQFTAATEVTSLAVTKLDGTAKGGVVIGISDQFQIPVKYIGVGEGIEDLQVFNKYEFVDSFFK